One genomic window of Methanosarcina acetivorans C2A includes the following:
- a CDS encoding C15orf41 family protein, whose amino-acid sequence MDLQTYQKIYSSLHNFGDVFRLSEEYSRPAGMLATILNQKIVKMTRFKHRRVYSREKELFMKWKQGRSILELAEYTYFPPTLMASLILKNCDFSRKSINWLFKHLDCIENRRLRKEVRKALNADYFFSPRAHEMQCRKGEMGEEIVRKWLDDREIAYCTEAEIRAKGDGKTPDFVLSNPIFIEDHMVSWIESKALFGDDFEHKHYAKKQFREYADIFGEGMVVYWYGFLEDLSSEDEGYLIKDYRFFEGYQEQTDELFNYLVYW is encoded by the coding sequence ATGGACCTCCAGACATACCAGAAAATATACAGTTCCCTGCACAACTTTGGAGACGTTTTTCGCCTCTCAGAAGAATATTCCAGACCTGCGGGCATGCTTGCTACCATTCTTAACCAGAAGATCGTGAAAATGACAAGATTCAAACACAGGAGGGTCTATTCCAGGGAAAAGGAGCTCTTTATGAAGTGGAAGCAGGGCAGGTCTATTCTTGAACTTGCAGAATATACGTACTTCCCTCCGACCCTCATGGCTTCCCTGATTCTCAAGAACTGCGACTTCTCCCGAAAAAGCATTAACTGGCTCTTCAAGCACCTCGACTGCATAGAAAACCGCCGCCTGAGAAAAGAGGTCCGAAAAGCCCTTAATGCCGATTATTTCTTTTCTCCCCGTGCCCATGAGATGCAGTGCAGAAAAGGCGAAATGGGGGAGGAGATCGTCCGTAAATGGCTTGACGACAGGGAGATTGCCTACTGCACCGAAGCTGAAATCAGGGCTAAGGGAGATGGCAAGACCCCGGATTTCGTCCTTTCAAACCCGATCTTCATAGAAGACCATATGGTCAGCTGGATTGAAAGCAAAGCCCTTTTCGGGGACGACTTCGAACACAAACATTACGCAAAGAAACAGTTCCGGGAGTATGCCGATATTTTCGGAGAAGGCATGGTTGTCTACTGGTACGGCTTTCTTGAAGACCTCTCCTCTGAGGACGAAGGCTACCTGATAAAAGACTACAGATTTTTTGAAGGATATCAGGAGCAGACTGACGAACTGTTCAACTACCTCGTGTACTGGTAA